In the genome of Cryptomeria japonica chromosome 8, Sugi_1.0, whole genome shotgun sequence, one region contains:
- the LOC131035886 gene encoding tRNA (guanine-N(7)-)-methyltransferase: MSHVGEHGASVKHPRKRFYRARAHSNPLSDSHFPVPLGPAQFDYADHFPAYFSKKNHQDNESPAPNPNGEAKEAQKVSDFKDLTPANACSASTGEEMKIRFADIGCGFGGLLVQLSPIFPSTLMIGMELRDKVSEYVKERILALRKANPGHYENISVVRTNSMKFLPNYFDKGQLQKMFFLFPDPHFKEKNHRRRVITVPLLAEYAYAMAVGGILYTITDVEELGEWMKGCLDAHPLFEEVGQEELKIDPVVKLLTTATEEGQKVARNEGQTFQAIYRRIAPPLEGA, translated from the coding sequence ATGTCGCATGTTGGAGAGCATGGCGCGTCCGTGAAGCATCCAAGGAAGCGTTTTTACAGAGCGCGAGCACACAGCAACCCTCTCAGCGATTCGCACTTTCCTGTACCTCTCGGTCCGGCTCAATTCGATTATGCCGACCATTTTCCCGCATATTTCTCCAAAAAAAATCACCAAGACAACGAATCTCCGGCCCCTAACCCTAACGGTGAAGCTAAAGAAGCACAGAAAGTCTCAGACTTTAAGGATTTGACACCCGCGAACGCATGTTCTGCCTCAACTGGTGAAGAAATGAAAATACGTTTTGCAGACATTGGCTGCGGCTTTGGTGGGCTTCTGGTGCAGCTTTCACCCATTTTCCCATCGACCCTGATGATAGGCATGGAGCTCCGCGACAAGGTAAGTGAGTATGTTAAAGAAAGAATTTTAGCTTTGAGAAAAGCAAATCCGGGGCATTATGAGAATATCTCTGTAGTGAGAACAAATTCCATGAAGTTCCTGCCGAATTATTTTGATAAGGGGCAGCTGCAGAAAATGTTTTTTCTCTTCCCGGATCCACACTTCAAGGAGAAGAATCACCGGCGCAGAGTTATTACTGTTCCTTTGCTTGCAGAATATGCATATGCCATGGCTGTCGGAGGAATTCTTTATACTATAACCGACGTCGAAGAGCTCGGTGAATGGATGAAAGGTTGCTTGGATGCACACCCTCTATTTGAAGAGGTTGGTCAAGAGGAACTGAAAATAGATCCTGTGGTGAAGCTCTTGACCACTGCCACCGAGGAAGGACAGAAGGTAGCAAGAAATGAAGGCCAAACATTTCAGGCCATTTACAGGCGTATAGCTCCTCCCCTTGAAGGTGCCTAA